A stretch of the Candidatus Binataceae bacterium genome encodes the following:
- a CDS encoding GNAT family N-acetyltransferase: MRFASAGVRTRRTLAKDIKMLAEVLHECVHAGASVSFVLPFSIDDASAFWQNQVLSAVRTGLCCVLVARSAQRIVGTVQLDLDTPHNQSHRAEVRKLLVHPQVRRRGIARRLMNELEGYARAAGRSLMTLDTTTGGFAEPLYLSIGYVRAGVIPRYSRRANSPELDGTTLMYKELGTVR, translated from the coding sequence ATGAGATTCGCGAGCGCTGGCGTCCGAACTCGTCGAACCCTGGCTAAGGACATCAAGATGCTTGCCGAGGTTCTGCACGAGTGCGTTCACGCCGGTGCCAGCGTCAGCTTTGTGCTTCCTTTCTCAATTGATGATGCGAGTGCATTCTGGCAGAACCAGGTTCTCTCCGCGGTGCGCACCGGACTCTGCTGCGTCCTGGTCGCTCGCAGCGCGCAGCGCATAGTGGGCACCGTACAACTCGATCTCGACACACCGCACAATCAGAGCCATCGGGCCGAAGTCCGCAAGCTGCTCGTGCATCCGCAAGTGCGCCGCCGCGGGATAGCGAGAAGGCTCATGAACGAGCTCGAGGGTTACGCACGCGCGGCAGGGCGCAGCCTGATGACGCTCGATACGACCACCGGCGGTTTTGCTGAGCCGCTGTACCTGTCAATCGGTTATGTGCGGGCTGGTGTAATTCCGCGCTATTCGCGCCGCGCGAATTCGCCGGAACTGGACGGCACCACGCTGA
- a CDS encoding cupin domain-containing protein, which yields MEVSLPAGASVSYDASPVPGLEHHLWMLEGSVAIEIEGTSFRVEKGDCVRYVLCGSSRFECRSKRSARYLVALVHP from the coding sequence GTGGAAGTATCGCTGCCGGCCGGCGCGTCGGTCTCTTACGATGCTTCACCGGTGCCCGGCCTGGAGCATCACCTTTGGATGCTCGAAGGGAGTGTCGCTATCGAAATAGAGGGAACCTCCTTTCGGGTCGAGAAAGGCGACTGCGTACGTTATGTGCTCTGCGGCTCTTCCCGCTTCGAATGCCGGAGCAAGCGGTCGGCCCGGTACCTGGTAGCCCTGGTGCATCCGTGA